A part of Eubacterium sp. AB3007 genomic DNA contains:
- the coaE gene encoding dephospho-CoA kinase (Dephospho-CoA kinase (CoaE) performs the final step in coenzyme A biosynthesis.) has protein sequence MKIIGITGGIGAGKSTVSSYIRDRGYEVVDADAISRSLTEKGSPVLSELAAAFGGEILTPDGALDRRKTAAIVFADPEKKARLERIITDRVLEIVTERAEAFRTKPSGTVFLDVPLLFETDAWKLCDEIWFVTARQETRIDRVMAREHCTREDVLVRIASQMPEEEKRSRSAVVIDNSRGMAELLAQLDELLAQSE, from the coding sequence ATGAAGATCATTGGAATCACAGGAGGTATCGGGGCCGGTAAGTCGACGGTGTCTTCCTATATCAGAGACAGAGGCTACGAGGTGGTGGATGCGGATGCCATCTCTCGCAGCCTGACGGAAAAGGGGAGTCCGGTGCTCTCAGAACTGGCAGCGGCCTTTGGGGGAGAGATCCTCACCCCAGACGGCGCTTTGGATCGCAGGAAAACAGCGGCTATCGTGTTCGCGGATCCTGAGAAGAAAGCACGGCTGGAACGGATCATCACCGACCGGGTGCTGGAGATCGTGACGGAGAGAGCCGAGGCTTTTCGCACAAAGCCCTCCGGCACGGTCTTTTTGGACGTGCCACTTCTCTTTGAGACTGATGCATGGAAACTCTGCGACGAGATATGGTTCGTGACAGCCAGGCAGGAGACCAGGATCGACCGGGTCATGGCGCGGGAGCACTGCACGCGAGAGGACGTACTGGTACGGATCGCCAGCCAGATGCCAGAGGAAGAGAAACGCAGTCGTTCTGCTGTTGTGATCGACAACAGCAGGGGAATGGCGGAACTTCTGGCGCAGCTGGACGAACTGTTGGCACAATCAGAATAA
- the yajC gene encoding preprotein translocase subunit YajC, translating into MASNGAMGLVPQMLILVAFIILMYFMLIRPQKKKEKSINEMRNSLRVGDEVVTIGGICGKIVKTKDDSLILQVGADKVKFEVMRWSISSVTSKSKKSGADIDSSLEEDAEVEVKNRKSGPKRLRKVETEEKAEKKDDSNPFEEEK; encoded by the coding sequence ATGGCAAGTAATGGAGCTATGGGATTGGTTCCGCAGATGTTGATCCTGGTCGCATTCATCATCCTGATGTATTTCATGCTGATCAGACCGCAGAAGAAGAAGGAGAAGTCTATCAATGAGATGAGAAACTCTCTGCGCGTCGGCGATGAGGTAGTGACCATCGGCGGGATCTGTGGAAAGATCGTGAAGACCAAGGACGATTCCCTGATCCTGCAGGTTGGCGCTGATAAGGTCAAGTTCGAGGTGATGCGGTGGTCCATCTCTTCCGTTACATCCAAGAGCAAGAAGAGCGGTGCAGATATCGACTCTTCGCTGGAGGAGGATGCTGAGGTAGAGGTGAAGAACCGCAAGTCCGGACCGAAGAGACTGCGGAAGGTCGAGACCGAGGAGAAGGCAGAGAAGAAAGACGATTCCAATCCGTTCGAGGAAGAGAAATAA
- the secD gene encoding protein translocase subunit SecD, whose protein sequence is MIILVIAFGAYVSVMGLGPVDNLKDSLKYGLDIDGGVYVVMEAQTGNQKGSTLKETMEQTKQVLEKRVNAMGVSEATVSIEGDNRLRIEMPGVKDAKDAINRIGETAKLRFTLADGTEYLTGDDIKDAAAETDTENGGYKITLKFTTAGQDKFAEATKIAASGKVSPTVQDENGSLVEPTAVVIWLDDKVLTAPTCKQQIIGNSCEITSGAGGYSKEQATEEAALIRGGALPVSLEEVESSVQTASIGANALDKSIVAGGVGLLLVFLLMILMYNLLGLFADIALLLYTMLVLWIMAGMGAVLTLPGIAGIILGIGMAVDANVIIFSRIKEEIGLGRSIRVAVDQGSRNALVTVLDAQITTLIATVVLYEMGSTTVKGFAVTLMISVIISIFTAVVITQIFVRLLADSPRAKFGFFGCKADGTPKKLIKKELHFIEKRKLFYTISGVIIIVGIAMFCVKGFNYGIDFTGGTMIQMDLGKEVPISQVEKTIESFDLDADIVYSGSEHKQVMIKTTKALNADKRDEVQKAIQKAYGLDDSAVMSSEEFGPTIGNELKTNAVKSILIAAFFMLIYIILRFKTWRYGVAAVGGILHDVLILISVYAIFGMTVNNPFIAAILTVVGYSINDTIVVFDRVRENSRLYRGKPIMELLNKSINQTIDRSVMTSMTTLVATIPLMIMVSSQLAAFVVPLIVGVLVGTYSSICLCSPLYYEFNKKLELSRYEQQEKARKRIESKKAAKKARNTQEDARLLKDAKEGKAALENGNEIPSKAEATEEQTPKKEPKKKGTGGSKSKKKKKGKKTR, encoded by the coding sequence TTGATCATTCTGGTTATCGCTTTTGGTGCGTATGTGTCTGTGATGGGGCTCGGTCCCGTGGATAACCTGAAGGACAGCCTGAAATACGGACTGGATATCGATGGCGGTGTGTACGTCGTCATGGAAGCGCAGACCGGCAACCAGAAGGGTTCAACTCTTAAGGAAACCATGGAACAGACCAAGCAGGTCCTGGAGAAGCGTGTCAACGCCATGGGTGTCTCTGAGGCGACCGTAAGCATCGAGGGAGACAACCGTCTCCGCATCGAGATGCCAGGCGTCAAGGACGCCAAGGATGCCATCAACAGGATCGGTGAGACAGCCAAGCTTCGATTCACTCTTGCGGATGGGACGGAGTATCTGACAGGTGATGATATCAAGGATGCAGCCGCAGAGACCGATACGGAGAACGGCGGCTACAAGATCACCCTCAAGTTTACCACCGCCGGGCAGGACAAGTTCGCGGAGGCTACCAAGATCGCAGCGTCCGGTAAGGTCTCTCCTACTGTGCAGGATGAGAACGGTAGTCTGGTCGAGCCCACTGCTGTGGTCATCTGGCTGGACGACAAGGTGCTGACCGCGCCTACCTGTAAGCAACAGATCATCGGAAACTCCTGTGAGATCACCTCAGGAGCAGGAGGGTATTCCAAGGAGCAGGCGACAGAGGAAGCCGCGCTGATCAGAGGCGGCGCACTGCCTGTTTCTCTGGAGGAGGTAGAATCCTCCGTGCAGACCGCGTCCATCGGTGCCAATGCACTTGATAAGAGCATCGTAGCAGGTGGCGTCGGACTGCTGCTGGTATTTCTGCTCATGATCCTTATGTACAACCTGCTGGGTCTGTTTGCGGACATCGCTCTGCTTCTGTACACCATGCTGGTTCTCTGGATCATGGCAGGTATGGGCGCCGTGCTGACACTGCCGGGTATCGCAGGTATCATCCTTGGTATCGGTATGGCTGTTGATGCCAATGTCATCATATTCTCCCGAATCAAGGAAGAGATCGGGCTTGGAAGGTCTATCCGTGTGGCGGTGGACCAGGGCTCCAGAAACGCGTTGGTCACTGTATTAGATGCGCAGATCACTACGCTGATCGCCACGGTTGTCCTGTATGAGATGGGATCCACTACCGTCAAGGGATTTGCGGTTACCCTGATGATCTCCGTAATCATCAGTATCTTTACAGCTGTTGTCATCACGCAGATCTTTGTGCGTCTGTTAGCCGACAGCCCTCGGGCCAAGTTCGGATTCTTCGGATGCAAGGCAGACGGAACACCGAAGAAACTCATTAAGAAGGAACTTCACTTCATCGAGAAGAGGAAGCTCTTCTACACTATCAGTGGCGTGATCATCATCGTTGGTATCGCCATGTTCTGCGTGAAGGGATTTAACTACGGTATCGACTTCACCGGCGGAACCATGATCCAGATGGATCTGGGTAAGGAAGTGCCTATCTCTCAGGTAGAGAAGACCATCGAGAGTTTCGACCTGGATGCTGACATCGTCTACTCCGGTTCTGAACACAAACAGGTCATGATCAAGACTACCAAGGCGCTGAACGCAGATAAACGGGATGAGGTCCAGAAGGCCATCCAGAAGGCCTATGGTCTGGATGACAGCGCGGTCATGTCTTCCGAGGAGTTCGGGCCGACCATCGGAAACGAACTGAAGACAAACGCAGTGAAATCCATCCTGATCGCTGCCTTCTTCATGCTGATCTACATCATCCTCCGGTTCAAGACCTGGCGGTATGGTGTAGCAGCGGTAGGCGGTATCCTGCACGATGTGCTGATACTGATCTCCGTATACGCCATCTTTGGCATGACAGTGAATAACCCGTTCATTGCAGCGATCCTGACAGTCGTTGGATACTCGATCAACGATACCATCGTTGTGTTCGACCGTGTCAGAGAGAACAGCAGGCTTTACAGAGGGAAGCCAATCATGGAGCTTCTGAACAAGAGTATCAACCAGACCATCGATCGTTCGGTCATGACCTCCATGACCACACTGGTGGCAACGATTCCGCTGATGATCATGGTCTCCAGCCAGCTGGCTGCCTTCGTCGTTCCACTGATCGTCGGTGTGCTGGTAGGAACCTATTCCTCCATCTGCCTGTGCAGCCCGCTCTACTATGAGTTCAACAAGAAACTGGAGTTGTCCAGGTATGAGCAACAGGAGAAGGCTCGCAAGAGGATCGAGTCCAAGAAGGCTGCCAAGAAAGCCAGAAACACCCAGGAGGATGCAAGACTCCTGAAGGACGCAAAGGAAGGAAAAGCTGCGCTTGAGAACGGAAATGAGATTCCGTCAAAGGCTGAGGCTACTGAGGAACAGACACCAAAGAAAGAACCCAAGAAGAAGGGAACAGGTGGAAGCAAGAGTAAGAAAAAGAAAAAAGGCAAGAAGACCAGATAG
- a CDS encoding bifunctional (p)ppGpp synthetase/guanosine-3',5'-bis(diphosphate) 3'-pyrophosphohydrolase: MKTKSQFLKEIQQYKEYDTTLIGRAYDKAKSLHEGQLRKSGEPYLIHPIAVAVILAQLGMDEETLVGGLLHDVVEDTEYTREMLVDDFGEEVALLVDGVTKLGTLKFDSKEEAQAETLRKMFLAMSKDIRVLIIKLADRLHNMRTIEFMSPPKIIEKSKETLDIYAPLASRLGIYTVKFELEDISLQYLEPQVYEKLKKEVTEKKEQRERFIEDVIEEIRDALDSMSMHYDIYGRSKHLYSVYKKMVLQNKELDEIFDLTAIRIIVDNVRDCYAVLGQVHTMWKPIPGRFKDYIAMPKPNMYQSLHTTVLGDTGEPFEIQIRTYEMHRIAEYGIAAHWKYKEGDQSGIQNKEEMKLAWLRQTLEWQKDLNDPREFMETLKMDLFSSQVFVLTPRGEVIDLPAGSTPLDFAFKIHTDVGCRCVGAKVNGKMVTIDHTLHNGDIVEIVTSANSSGPSVDWLKIAKSSTARNKIRQWLKRQNKGDDVAKGKEALDKYIRKKGMDPQQVAKSKFLNAAIKELKFNNMDEMYTQIAQGGTTLSRFANQLIDYFNNEQQEEQKKQQRKEEEFLHSASRDKKSSYRNQDNPGVIVKGASNLMIRISRCCNPVPGDDIIGFITKGRGISVHRVDCSNITALPEQEKSRLIEVEWEDLSADKSYAADIVLQCNDRKGLFSAISRACDDQDVMIEGVNTTHEKKGDMLITLTLMLNSTQQLQKILRTLRNVEGVTHVFRARS, from the coding sequence ATGAAGACAAAATCTCAGTTTCTGAAAGAGATACAACAATATAAGGAGTACGATACCACACTGATCGGAAGGGCGTATGATAAGGCGAAATCTCTTCATGAGGGACAGTTGCGTAAGAGTGGCGAGCCTTATCTGATCCATCCGATAGCCGTTGCCGTCATCCTTGCCCAACTGGGGATGGATGAAGAAACGCTGGTGGGGGGGCTTTTGCATGATGTCGTAGAGGACACGGAATACACTCGGGAGATGCTCGTAGACGATTTTGGAGAGGAAGTAGCGCTCCTGGTGGATGGAGTCACCAAACTGGGGACCCTGAAATTTGACAGCAAGGAAGAGGCTCAGGCGGAGACCCTGCGCAAGATGTTCCTGGCTATGTCCAAGGACATCCGGGTCCTCATCATCAAACTGGCAGACAGGCTGCACAACATGCGGACCATCGAGTTTATGAGTCCGCCCAAGATCATCGAGAAGTCCAAGGAGACTCTGGATATTTACGCACCACTGGCCAGCCGACTGGGAATCTACACCGTCAAGTTTGAATTGGAGGATATCTCTCTCCAATATCTGGAACCTCAGGTCTACGAGAAACTCAAGAAAGAAGTCACCGAGAAGAAAGAACAGCGAGAGAGGTTCATTGAGGATGTCATAGAAGAGATTCGGGATGCGCTGGATAGCATGAGCATGCACTACGACATCTACGGCAGATCTAAACACCTCTACAGCGTCTACAAGAAGATGGTCCTGCAGAACAAGGAACTTGATGAGATCTTCGACCTGACCGCGATCCGCATCATCGTGGACAACGTTCGCGACTGCTATGCGGTATTGGGACAGGTCCATACCATGTGGAAGCCGATCCCGGGCAGGTTCAAGGATTATATCGCAATGCCCAAGCCAAACATGTACCAGTCGCTGCACACGACCGTGCTGGGAGATACCGGTGAACCCTTCGAGATCCAGATCCGGACCTACGAGATGCACCGGATCGCAGAATACGGTATCGCAGCCCACTGGAAATACAAGGAAGGCGATCAGAGTGGAATACAGAATAAGGAGGAAATGAAACTCGCCTGGCTCCGGCAGACGCTGGAGTGGCAGAAGGATCTCAACGATCCCAGGGAGTTCATGGAGACCCTGAAGATGGACCTTTTTTCCTCTCAGGTGTTTGTCCTGACGCCACGGGGGGAGGTCATCGACTTGCCGGCAGGATCCACTCCGCTGGACTTTGCCTTCAAGATCCACACGGATGTGGGATGTCGCTGTGTAGGGGCCAAGGTGAACGGGAAGATGGTCACCATCGACCATACGCTTCACAATGGTGACATTGTTGAGATCGTCACCTCCGCCAATTCTTCCGGACCCAGCGTGGACTGGCTGAAAATCGCCAAGAGTTCAACCGCCAGGAACAAGATTCGGCAGTGGCTCAAGCGCCAGAACAAGGGGGACGATGTCGCCAAAGGAAAGGAAGCGCTGGACAAGTACATCCGGAAGAAAGGCATGGATCCGCAGCAGGTAGCCAAGAGCAAGTTCCTGAATGCGGCCATCAAGGAACTCAAGTTCAATAACATGGACGAGATGTACACCCAGATCGCCCAGGGCGGAACTACGCTGAGCAGGTTTGCGAACCAGCTTATCGATTACTTCAACAACGAACAACAGGAAGAACAGAAAAAACAGCAGAGAAAGGAAGAAGAATTCCTGCACTCTGCTTCCAGAGACAAGAAATCCAGTTACCGTAATCAGGACAATCCCGGCGTCATCGTGAAGGGGGCTTCCAACCTGATGATTCGGATCTCCAGGTGCTGCAATCCGGTACCTGGCGATGACATCATCGGATTCATCACTAAGGGACGAGGCATTTCTGTGCATCGCGTGGACTGCTCCAACATCACTGCGCTTCCCGAGCAGGAGAAGAGCCGTCTGATTGAAGTAGAATGGGAGGATCTTTCCGCGGACAAGTCCTATGCGGCTGACATCGTCCTGCAGTGCAACGATCGTAAGGGCCTGTTCTCTGCGATCTCAAGAGCCTGTGATGATCAGGACGTGATGATCGAAGGTGTCAATACCACCCATGAAAAGAAGGGGGACATGCTCATCACCCTGACACTCATGTTGAACAGTACTCAGCAGCTGCAGAAGATCCTTCGCACGTTGCGGAACGTTGAGGGCGTGACACATGTCTTCCGCGCCAGATCATGA
- a CDS encoding MBL fold metallo-hydrolase yields the protein MKIYRYVTGPIMVNTYLAYDDNNIGFVVDPGGPSRQLNDKIRDEHIDVQYILLTHGHGDHIGGIDALKEVAPHAITVGFAAEAPMFTDPNLNSSRELFGREITVSIDKYVGDNEHLKVGDMELTFLHTPGHTIGGMCILAHGYCFSGDTLFRCSIGRTDFYGGSFPQIIESIRKRLFVLPDDTIVLSGHTEQTTIGFEKENNPFVR from the coding sequence ATGAAAATCTACAGATACGTAACCGGCCCGATCATGGTGAACACCTATCTGGCCTACGATGACAACAACATCGGCTTTGTGGTGGATCCGGGAGGACCCAGCCGCCAGTTGAATGACAAGATCAGAGACGAGCATATAGACGTGCAGTACATCCTGCTGACCCATGGCCACGGCGACCATATCGGAGGCATCGACGCACTGAAGGAAGTGGCGCCGCATGCGATCACCGTGGGCTTTGCGGCAGAGGCTCCTATGTTTACGGATCCCAACCTGAACTCCTCCAGAGAGCTCTTTGGCAGGGAGATTACGGTGAGCATCGATAAATACGTTGGGGACAACGAGCATCTCAAGGTTGGGGATATGGAACTTACTTTCCTCCATACTCCCGGCCATACCATCGGTGGGATGTGTATCCTGGCACATGGATACTGCTTCAGTGGCGATACACTGTTCCGGTGTTCAATCGGAAGAACGGACTTCTACGGGGGGAGTTTCCCGCAGATCATCGAGTCCATTCGTAAGCGGCTGTTTGTGCTACCGGACGATACCATCGTACTTTCCGGCCATACAGAGCAGACAACGATAGGCTTTGAGAAGGAGAACAATCCTTTTGTCAGATAA
- the hemZ gene encoding coproporphyrinogen dehydrogenase HemZ: MSDKLKIKIHDFEKKQILVELIDEFYSKEEYILLPEDGFRKDQAIHINLAGHTDKDEIKREIFRTLRARKGSAPDWGILTGVRPVKLAGEMMERGNSPEETKRVFMEDYYLSEEKASLIVDVYNRQKRVFGKPADNSVGIYVGIPFCPTRCVYCSFASNQVPPQEIQRYLPALHREIEYTGQRMRENGLFPESIYIGGGTPTTLEATQLDSLLKKLRQALDVDSCREFTVEAGRPDTITEDKLDVLRHHGVSRISINPQSMHQKTLDAIGRSHTPEDIERAFQMAGQKGFQVINADVIAGLPGENPEDFRETLERVLAMGANNVTVHTLAVKRASRLRNIDQEYHFKAASTVSEMLAVSRDMLRAQSFVPYYLYRQKHMAGYYENVGYCLGETDNLYNVRIMDEHQTIIALGAGGITKRYYPQTNRLERIPNVTNYQEYIARIEEMCQRKENKLWR, encoded by the coding sequence TTGTCAGATAAACTTAAGATCAAGATTCACGATTTCGAAAAGAAACAGATCCTGGTGGAACTCATCGACGAGTTCTATTCCAAGGAAGAATATATACTTCTGCCGGAGGATGGATTCCGCAAGGACCAGGCTATTCACATCAACCTGGCAGGGCATACCGACAAGGACGAGATCAAGCGAGAGATCTTCCGAACGCTTCGTGCACGGAAGGGATCTGCACCGGACTGGGGCATCCTGACTGGAGTGCGCCCCGTGAAACTGGCGGGAGAGATGATGGAGAGAGGCAACTCTCCGGAGGAGACGAAACGCGTTTTCATGGAGGACTACTACCTTTCCGAAGAGAAGGCCTCTCTGATTGTCGATGTCTATAATAGACAGAAACGAGTTTTCGGTAAACCGGCGGATAATTCCGTTGGTATCTATGTAGGCATTCCGTTTTGTCCGACCCGATGCGTCTACTGTTCCTTCGCATCCAACCAGGTGCCTCCTCAGGAGATTCAGCGATATCTTCCGGCGCTTCACCGGGAGATCGAGTACACCGGGCAGAGGATGCGGGAGAACGGACTGTTCCCTGAATCTATCTATATTGGTGGAGGAACACCCACAACTCTGGAGGCTACGCAGCTTGATTCATTGCTGAAGAAATTGAGGCAAGCCCTGGATGTGGACTCATGCAGAGAATTCACAGTGGAGGCCGGCCGGCCGGATACGATCACGGAGGACAAACTGGACGTACTTCGGCATCACGGTGTCTCACGGATCAGTATCAATCCTCAGTCCATGCACCAGAAGACACTGGATGCCATCGGAAGATCCCATACGCCAGAGGATATTGAGCGTGCCTTTCAAATGGCCGGACAGAAAGGATTCCAGGTAATCAACGCAGATGTGATCGCGGGACTTCCCGGCGAGAACCCGGAGGATTTTCGGGAAACGCTGGAGCGGGTACTGGCTATGGGGGCGAACAATGTGACGGTCCATACGCTTGCGGTGAAAAGAGCTTCGCGGCTGCGAAACATCGACCAGGAGTACCATTTCAAGGCAGCGTCCACAGTGTCGGAGATGCTGGCTGTCTCCAGAGACATGCTCCGCGCACAAAGCTTTGTGCCTTATTATCTCTACCGACAGAAGCACATGGCCGGGTACTATGAGAACGTGGGGTATTGTCTGGGAGAGACCGACAACCTCTACAATGTGCGGATCATGGATGAGCACCAGACCATCATTGCACTGGGGGCGGGAGGTATCACCAAACGTTACTATCCGCAGACCAACCGCCTGGAGCGGATTCCCAACGTGACCAATTATCAAGAATATATCGCTCGCATCGAGGAGATGTGTCAGCGTAAAGAAAATAAACTATGGAGGTAA
- the hisS gene encoding histidine--tRNA ligase gives MLTNAPKGTKDVLPEQVYRWHYVEKKFADICSRYGFREIRTPIFEHTELINRGVGDTTDIVQKEMYTFNDHGGRSLTLKPEGTAPAVRAFTEHKLYAEVQPTKIYYVTPCFRYEKPQSGRLREFHQFGVEIFGSGNMLADADVISIGHDFLEEMGIKDTTLEINSVGCPTCRANYKKALQDFLRPHYDELCDTCKDRFERNPMRILDCKSDEDQAIVKDAPEMLDYLCDDCQKAFDELKENLTAMGIDFVVNPRIVRGLDYYTKTAFEFVSNNIGAQGTVCGGGRYDNLCEELGGPPIPGIGFGLGIERLLMLMDANGVEIPEPESVNAFIVTMGDAARAAGLKLLRELHKEGISAQMDDLSRNVKGQFKYASRLKAKNTIVIGEDELARGVVQLKDMDKHEQREVPLKEIVEALK, from the coding sequence ATGTTAACCAATGCGCCAAAGGGCACAAAAGACGTATTGCCAGAGCAGGTTTACAGATGGCACTATGTAGAGAAGAAATTCGCCGACATCTGCAGTCGTTATGGGTTCCGCGAGATCAGAACACCGATCTTTGAGCACACGGAACTGATCAACCGCGGCGTTGGAGACACCACAGACATCGTGCAGAAGGAGATGTACACCTTCAACGATCACGGCGGCAGAAGCCTTACCCTGAAGCCGGAAGGAACCGCGCCGGCAGTGAGGGCATTTACGGAGCACAAGCTCTACGCAGAGGTGCAGCCTACCAAGATCTACTACGTGACTCCCTGCTTCCGCTATGAGAAGCCGCAGTCCGGAAGATTGAGAGAGTTCCATCAGTTCGGCGTAGAAATCTTTGGGTCCGGAAACATGCTGGCAGACGCTGATGTCATCAGCATCGGTCACGATTTCCTGGAAGAGATGGGGATCAAAGATACTACACTGGAGATCAACAGTGTTGGATGTCCCACATGCCGTGCCAACTACAAGAAGGCGCTTCAGGATTTTCTGCGTCCTCACTACGATGAGCTCTGTGATACGTGCAAGGACAGATTTGAGCGCAACCCCATGCGTATTCTGGATTGCAAATCCGATGAGGACCAGGCGATCGTCAAGGATGCGCCTGAGATGCTGGATTACCTCTGTGATGATTGTCAGAAGGCCTTCGATGAGTTGAAGGAGAACCTGACTGCCATGGGCATCGATTTCGTGGTGAACCCGCGCATTGTCAGAGGACTTGATTATTACACCAAGACCGCTTTTGAGTTTGTTTCCAACAACATCGGCGCACAGGGAACCGTGTGTGGTGGAGGAAGATACGACAACCTTTGTGAGGAACTGGGTGGACCTCCGATTCCGGGCATTGGATTCGGACTGGGCATCGAGAGACTGCTGATGCTGATGGATGCTAACGGTGTGGAGATCCCGGAGCCGGAATCGGTGAACGCATTCATCGTCACCATGGGTGATGCTGCAAGAGCAGCCGGTCTTAAACTTCTTAGAGAACTCCACAAGGAAGGCATTAGCGCGCAGATGGACGATCTGTCGAGGAATGTCAAGGGCCAGTTTAAGTATGCTTCCAGACTAAAGGCGAAGAACACCATTGTCATCGGAGAAGACGAGTTGGCGCGTGGTGTTGTCCAGCTGAAGGATATGGACAAGCACGAGCAGAGAGAAGTGCCTCTGAAAGAGATCGTTGAGGCGCTAAAATAA
- the aspS gene encoding aspartate--tRNA ligase, which yields MAQLLKRTHMCGVLRAENAGEKVVLNGWIAKQRDKGGIIFADLRDKTGIVQLTFDEGVPEDVFSLAQTLRGEYVIGAAGTVRERSAKNPDLPTGDIEILVEKLVIYSKAETPPIYIKDDDNVDDNLRLKYRYLDLRKLKMQRNLSFRHRIAKVTRDYFDQNGFTEVETPMLVRSTPEGARDYLVPSRVNRGQFYALPQSPQLFKQLLMVGGTDRYIQIVKCFRDEDLRADRQPEFTQIDMEMSFVDVDDVLAIQEGYLATLFREVMGVEIQLPLPRLTWDEAMERYGSDKPDTRFGFELKCLNQIPCVKDTEFMVFRNALDNGGDVRGICIDGGSKAFSRKDIDKLTEQTKAYGAKGVIWIRKEEDGYKSSVNKFFAPEQLAEITEVFDAQAGDLILIVADKPKVVFDSLGFLRRHIAGLLGLLDNKQFNLLWVVDFPMFEMDDEDGTMKAMHHPFTHPKEEDIPMLDTDPLSVKADAYDIVLNGVELGGGSIRIHDSELQAKMFDILGISKEESQKKFGFLLEAFRYGTPPHGGIAYGLDRMVMLLAGESSIREVMAFPKNQNAQCMVSDAPNAVDTAQLAELGIGLCDE from the coding sequence ATGGCACAGTTATTAAAAAGGACGCACATGTGCGGCGTTCTGAGAGCAGAGAATGCTGGAGAGAAGGTCGTGCTGAACGGCTGGATCGCCAAACAGCGGGATAAGGGAGGCATCATATTTGCCGACCTGAGAGATAAGACAGGGATCGTGCAGCTCACGTTCGACGAGGGGGTTCCGGAGGATGTGTTCAGTTTGGCACAGACCCTGCGAGGGGAATACGTGATCGGTGCGGCTGGCACGGTAAGGGAACGTTCGGCCAAGAACCCGGATCTGCCGACCGGAGACATTGAGATCCTGGTGGAGAAGCTGGTGATCTACTCCAAAGCGGAGACCCCGCCGATCTACATCAAGGACGATGATAATGTGGACGACAACCTTCGTCTTAAATACCGTTATCTCGACCTTCGGAAACTGAAGATGCAGAGGAACCTGAGTTTCCGTCACAGGATCGCCAAAGTGACCCGTGACTATTTTGACCAGAATGGCTTTACCGAGGTGGAGACGCCGATGCTGGTCAGATCCACCCCGGAAGGGGCCAGAGACTATCTGGTGCCCAGCCGGGTGAACCGCGGGCAGTTCTATGCGCTGCCCCAGTCGCCTCAGCTGTTCAAGCAGCTTCTGATGGTAGGTGGGACAGACCGGTATATCCAGATCGTCAAGTGCTTCCGTGATGAAGACCTGAGGGCAGACAGACAGCCTGAGTTCACCCAGATCGACATGGAGATGTCTTTCGTGGATGTGGATGACGTTCTGGCCATTCAGGAAGGTTATCTTGCCACACTCTTCCGCGAGGTGATGGGTGTGGAGATCCAGCTGCCTCTTCCAAGGCTGACCTGGGACGAGGCCATGGAACGCTATGGTTCCGACAAACCGGATACGAGATTCGGATTTGAATTGAAGTGTCTGAACCAGATTCCCTGCGTGAAGGACACAGAGTTCATGGTGTTCCGCAATGCCCTGGATAACGGCGGGGATGTCAGAGGCATCTGCATCGACGGCGGCAGCAAGGCGTTCAGCCGCAAGGACATAGACAAATTGACGGAGCAGACCAAGGCGTATGGAGCCAAGGGAGTGATCTGGATCCGTAAGGAAGAGGATGGATACAAGTCCTCCGTCAACAAGTTCTTTGCCCCGGAGCAGCTGGCAGAGATCACAGAGGTGTTTGATGCCCAGGCGGGGGATCTGATCCTGATCGTGGCCGATAAGCCAAAGGTCGTGTTCGACAGCCTCGGTTTCCTGCGCAGACATATCGCAGGGCTGTTGGGACTGCTGGACAACAAACAGTTCAACTTGCTGTGGGTGGTCGATTTCCCGATGTTTGAGATGGACGACGAGGATGGCACCATGAAAGCCATGCACCATCCATTCACCCATCCAAAGGAGGAGGATATCCCCATGCTGGATACCGATCCGCTGTCCGTCAAGGCAGACGCCTACGACATCGTACTCAACGGAGTAGAACTGGGCGGTGGGAGCATCCGTATCCATGATAGCGAGCTTCAGGCCAAGATGTTCGATATCCTTGGCATCTCCAAGGAAGAGAGTCAGAAGAAATTCGGGTTCCTGCTGGAAGCGTTCCGCTATGGAACTCCGCCGCACGGTGGTATCGCCTACGGCCTGGACCGCATGGTCATGCTCCTGGCCGGCGAGTCCAGCATCCGAGAAGTCATGGCCTTCCCGAAGAACCAAAACGCCCAGTGCATGGTAAGCGATGCGCCGAATGCAGTCGATACAGCACAGCTGGCGGAACTTGGCATCGGGCTTTGTGATGAATAA